In Desulfovibrio sp. UCD-KL4C, a single genomic region encodes these proteins:
- a CDS encoding glutamate synthase-related protein, with product MLFHKLSDAYPEFIISRDKELCINCEICVRQCSYGVHFQDKARGNVRHDNSKCIGCQRCVPFCPTGALTVKNDNLFFPQVGSNCNQLKQDGLCYLDKLYLDISSAESAIKDSFLPVCHSIINPFFLSSKTSFPINSNLLTAMKMVSEKLGLDFDVASKMHIKPIPAAHNVADLAANAVKNGADVITIEGFQSGAGPFSSVIPNEGIPIEFAVAVVDQRLKDEGLRNKVSVIADVNIRCSADAAKLIALGANSACLGFVAMVAVGCTCCGQCSTGKCAWGIATTDPVLCKRQNPEVAAEKMVNIFSVWNSEFKQILNKMGITSSSELCGNKDKLRAVGLSATVMSILGVKHAGQ from the coding sequence TTGCTTTTCCATAAATTGAGTGATGCTTATCCTGAATTCATAATTAGCAGGGATAAGGAATTATGTATTAATTGTGAAATCTGTGTTCGGCAGTGTTCTTATGGAGTTCACTTTCAAGATAAAGCTCGAGGTAATGTACGCCATGACAATAGTAAATGTATCGGTTGTCAGCGCTGCGTACCTTTTTGCCCTACCGGAGCACTGACAGTAAAAAATGATAATTTATTTTTTCCGCAAGTCGGCTCAAATTGTAATCAGTTGAAACAGGATGGTCTTTGTTATTTAGATAAATTATATCTTGATATTTCTTCAGCTGAGAGTGCTATAAAAGATTCTTTTTTGCCTGTTTGTCATTCAATCATAAATCCTTTTTTTCTTAGTTCTAAAACGTCATTTCCAATTAATTCAAATTTATTAACTGCCATGAAAATGGTGTCTGAAAAATTGGGATTAGATTTTGATGTTGCAAGTAAAATGCACATTAAGCCTATCCCCGCAGCTCATAATGTTGCAGATTTAGCTGCCAACGCTGTGAAGAATGGGGCAGATGTGATCACCATTGAAGGGTTTCAGTCGGGGGCAGGTCCTTTTTCTTCCGTGATACCTAATGAAGGTATACCTATTGAATTTGCTGTTGCTGTTGTTGATCAAAGATTAAAAGATGAAGGGCTTCGTAATAAAGTGTCGGTTATAGCAGATGTAAATATTCGGTGCAGTGCTGATGCTGCTAAGTTGATAGCTCTTGGAGCAAATTCTGCATGTCTTGGGTTTGTTGCAATGGTTGCCGTCGGTTGTACCTGCTGCGGTCAGTGTTCTACCGGTAAGTGTGCATGGGGAATTGCAACTACAGATCCAGTACTTTGCAAACGTCAAAATCCGGAAGTTGCCGCAGAAAAAATGGTCAATATTTTTAGCGTATGGAATAGCGAATTTAAGCAGATATTAAACAAAATGGGGATTACTTCTAGTAGTGAATTGTGCGGTAACAAAGACAAACTTAGAGCTGTAGGGCTGTCAGCTACTGTAATGTCAATTTTGGGCGTTAAGCATGCGGGGCAATAG
- a CDS encoding aldehyde ferredoxin oxidoreductase family protein, whose amino-acid sequence MPRILRINTRTKEFIFEELGEYAGLGGRALTSRLVNKEVPADCHPLSSSNKLVFAAGILANTGAANSGRLSCGAKSPLTGGIKESNTGGQFAQVLPRLDLLAIVFEDKPAQDALFSIIEIYADKVVFKDATAIVGKDNYPAHADLKKIYGEKVVTALAGPAGEQCLAASTIQFSDPHLNPARSAGRGGMGAVMGSKKIKAIVLDPAVSGRVTAVDLEKFKVARKRWTEILIGHPVTGEGLPAYGTSILVNIINEAGALPTKNFRTGRFDDVADISGEKIAEIIESRNGKTKEGCHTGCVIQCSQRYNDKNGDYLTSGFEYETVWGFGANCLVKDIDVIATMDRVCDEKGIDTIEMGCTMAVAMDGGILEWGDGDAALALLKKVGSTDPMGRIIGNGTVFAGKAFGVDRIPTVKGQALPAYDPRSVKGIGVTYATTPMGGDHTAGYAVATNILKIGGDVDPLSREGQIELSKNLQIATASIDALGLCLFVAFAVLDTEDAVQCICDLVAASHGIEFTADDFIALGVNTLKNELEFNANAGFTKFDDQLPRFFSEENLEPHDTIWDYSVEELQAAKV is encoded by the coding sequence ATGCCCAGAATCCTTAGAATCAATACTCGTACTAAAGAATTTATTTTTGAAGAACTTGGCGAATACGCAGGACTTGGCGGTCGCGCACTTACTTCTAGACTTGTAAATAAAGAGGTACCAGCTGATTGCCATCCACTTTCCTCATCAAATAAACTCGTTTTTGCTGCTGGCATTCTCGCTAATACTGGCGCAGCCAACTCCGGGAGACTTTCCTGTGGTGCTAAATCACCGCTTACTGGTGGGATTAAAGAAAGTAACACCGGAGGGCAATTTGCTCAGGTTCTGCCTAGGCTTGATCTGCTGGCAATTGTATTTGAAGACAAACCTGCGCAAGATGCGCTATTTTCAATTATAGAAATTTATGCTGACAAGGTCGTGTTCAAAGATGCCACAGCAATAGTAGGTAAAGATAATTACCCTGCACATGCCGATCTTAAGAAAATTTATGGCGAAAAGGTTGTAACCGCTTTAGCCGGTCCGGCTGGTGAACAATGTCTTGCTGCTTCCACAATTCAATTCTCAGATCCTCATTTAAACCCTGCCAGATCTGCCGGGCGTGGCGGTATGGGAGCAGTGATGGGATCTAAGAAAATTAAAGCTATTGTTCTTGACCCTGCTGTATCTGGACGCGTCACTGCAGTCGATCTTGAAAAATTTAAAGTAGCTCGTAAACGTTGGACAGAAATTCTGATAGGTCACCCTGTAACAGGTGAAGGACTTCCTGCATATGGAACTTCTATCCTTGTTAATATTATTAACGAGGCAGGGGCATTGCCGACAAAGAACTTCCGTACAGGGCGTTTTGACGATGTTGCTGACATTTCTGGCGAGAAAATTGCGGAAATTATTGAATCGCGTAATGGAAAAACTAAAGAAGGCTGTCATACCGGATGTGTTATTCAGTGTTCACAGCGTTACAACGATAAAAATGGCGATTATCTCACGTCAGGATTTGAATATGAAACAGTATGGGGCTTTGGCGCTAACTGTTTAGTTAAAGATATTGATGTTATTGCGACAATGGACCGTGTTTGCGACGAGAAAGGTATCGATACCATCGAAATGGGTTGTACCATGGCAGTAGCAATGGATGGCGGCATTCTGGAGTGGGGTGATGGTGATGCCGCTCTTGCTCTGTTGAAAAAGGTCGGATCTACTGACCCAATGGGACGCATTATCGGAAATGGGACTGTTTTTGCCGGTAAAGCTTTCGGTGTTGATCGTATCCCTACTGTCAAAGGTCAGGCTCTCCCTGCGTACGATCCACGTTCTGTGAAGGGGATAGGCGTTACTTATGCAACAACCCCTATGGGCGGTGACCATACTGCCGGATACGCAGTTGCTACTAATATTCTTAAAATTGGTGGAGATGTTGATCCGCTTTCCAGAGAAGGTCAGATTGAACTGTCCAAAAATCTTCAGATAGCTACTGCATCAATTGATGCTTTAGGCCTGTGTCTATTCGTTGCATTTGCTGTTCTTGATACTGAAGACGCTGTTCAGTGTATCTGTGACTTAGTTGCCGCATCGCACGGTATTGAATTCACAGCTGATGATTTTATTGCTCTTGGAGTTAATACTCTTAAGAACG
- the dut gene encoding dUTP diphosphatase, with translation MTTSNTHFIDVKVKYLSDLSKNSGMEYSTPNSAGIDLRACIDTDFIEIKPGEKYALPTGIAIEITVNGIAGFIYSRSGLGTKEGLTVSQGVGVIDPDYRGEIKVSLLNTSGEIRRIERGQRIAQLVFMPYYHASIIPCEELSSTERGSGGFGHTGKK, from the coding sequence ATGACGACTTCAAACACACATTTTATTGACGTAAAAGTTAAATACCTTAGTGATTTATCTAAAAATAGCGGAATGGAATATTCAACTCCAAACTCTGCTGGAATTGATTTGCGAGCCTGCATAGACACCGATTTTATTGAAATTAAGCCCGGTGAAAAATATGCTTTACCTACCGGAATTGCCATTGAAATTACCGTGAATGGAATTGCTGGCTTTATATACTCACGAAGCGGACTTGGTACAAAAGAAGGACTTACCGTCAGTCAAGGGGTCGGAGTTATTGACCCTGACTACCGCGGAGAAATTAAAGTTTCACTCCTTAATACCTCTGGAGAAATCCGACGAATTGAGCGCGGACAGCGCATAGCACAATTAGTTTTTATGCCCTATTATCACGCGTCAATTATCCCCTGCGAAGAGCTATCTTCTACTGAACGTGGTAGTGGCGGATTCGGACACACTGGTAAAAAATAA
- the secF gene encoding protein translocase subunit SecF has product MGLQLIKPDTHIDFIGFKNKAFLFSAILILLGIGSLIMKGGPKYGIDFAGGIVVQVKFDKLVDVKDVKQALNDTDLPGLVVQRFGHVDDNEILIRTSTSSVASEIIRKKITKDFNANLKGVNFDIQRLEMVGPKVGADLRTKAIEALYFAVLLIAIYISGRFEQRWFAAAIMAGGLFGGISVLELAGVSTSLLIFAALIITVGLCWYLKLNYALGAIVALIHDVLITVGIFSLLGKEFDLTIIAALLTIIGYSLNDTIIVFDRIRENVYGKIGKDLADTINISVNQTLSRTILTSGTTLLVIIALFVLGGGVIHDFALAMLIGVGIGTYSSIFVASPILIGFGPSAIEKDIPEVDAV; this is encoded by the coding sequence ATGGGATTGCAATTAATTAAACCCGATACTCATATTGACTTTATCGGATTCAAAAATAAAGCGTTCTTGTTTTCCGCTATTTTGATTTTGCTTGGAATCGGCTCTTTAATCATGAAGGGTGGACCCAAGTATGGTATCGACTTTGCCGGCGGGATTGTGGTTCAGGTTAAATTTGATAAGCTTGTTGATGTTAAAGATGTTAAGCAAGCTCTCAATGATACTGACCTGCCAGGACTTGTTGTTCAGCGTTTCGGTCATGTTGATGATAATGAAATTCTTATCAGAACTTCTACCTCAAGTGTCGCTTCTGAAATTATTCGTAAAAAAATAACTAAGGATTTTAATGCCAATCTTAAAGGTGTTAATTTTGATATTCAGCGACTTGAAATGGTTGGGCCGAAGGTTGGTGCTGACTTAAGAACCAAGGCGATTGAAGCTCTTTATTTTGCAGTACTTCTTATTGCAATTTATATCTCTGGTCGTTTTGAGCAACGATGGTTTGCAGCAGCTATAATGGCTGGTGGGCTCTTCGGTGGAATCAGTGTGCTCGAGTTGGCAGGGGTTTCGACCTCTTTACTCATCTTTGCAGCGCTTATTATAACTGTTGGCTTATGTTGGTATTTAAAACTTAATTATGCGTTGGGGGCTATTGTCGCCCTTATTCATGACGTGCTTATAACAGTTGGTATATTCTCTTTGCTCGGCAAAGAGTTTGACCTTACGATTATCGCGGCTCTGCTGACGATTATCGGTTATTCATTGAATGATACTATTATCGTTTTTGACCGTATCCGTGAAAATGTTTATGGAAAAATCGGGAAAGATCTTGCTGACACTATTAATATCAGTGTTAACCAGACTCTCAGTAGAACAATCTTGACTTCAGGCACTACCTTGCTTGTAATTATTGCATTGTTTGTTTTGGGGGGTGGGGTTATTCATGATTTTGCTTTAGCAATGTTGATCGGTGTCGGCATCGGGACTTACTCTTCAATCTTTGTTGCAAGTCCAATTCTTATCGGATTTGGTCCTAGTGCGATTGAAAAGGATATTCCAGAAGTTGACGCAGTATAA
- the yajC gene encoding preprotein translocase subunit YajC: MFFDKIAHAMGSMGGGQGQAGPAGALGSFLPLILMFAIFYFLLIRPQQKKAKQHKEMLAGLQKGDRILTGGGLYGRIVAVNGDELTVELAEGFQVKVDRGYVAGMAVSAKEEKKGK; this comes from the coding sequence ATGTTTTTTGACAAGATCGCACACGCGATGGGTTCTATGGGAGGAGGGCAGGGACAGGCAGGTCCAGCTGGTGCTCTCGGCTCCTTTCTGCCTTTAATTCTTATGTTTGCAATTTTCTATTTCTTGCTTATCAGGCCACAGCAAAAAAAAGCTAAACAGCATAAAGAAATGCTTGCAGGTCTCCAGAAGGGTGATCGTATCCTGACTGGTGGTGGTCTTTATGGTAGAATTGTTGCTGTTAATGGTGATGAACTTACTGTCGAACTTGCTGAAGGTTTTCAGGTTAAAGTTGACAGAGGTTATGTTGCCGGTATGGCCGTTTCTGCTAAGGAAGAAAAAAAAGGTAAATAA
- the glgP gene encoding alpha-glucan family phosphorylase yields the protein MQPLRIYSVVPRLPKQLERLWDLAYNFLFVWNNDISSIFSSIDQSLWRDCQQNPVAFLNSMPQKQLEELATDVFFTQRLNEAVRIQSNYLARVSCPYKFEGAKQGQSVVAYFSLEYGIGLSLPIYSGGLGILAGDHLKSSSDLNIPLVGIGLCYQHGYFRQYMTQDGWQQERYPSHDFEEMPIKPVKNAKGDDLKFTVKLKGEPLHVKVWKVSVGRVTLYLLDTNISENTTQFKAITARLYGGDLEMRLWQEILLGVGGVKALAALGLEPSVIHMNEGHSAFAGLERIRVFMADHGMSFEAAMEMVASSSIFTTHTPVPAGNDRFPAELMRPYFESYAQTMGLAYKVFLALGREDPRDDNELFCMTVLALKLSRFNNGVSKLHGHVSRNMWQKVWPQYPVEDVPIGAITNGVHMPTWVANDISLLFDRYLGPNWREDPDGVRIWREVDNIPDAELWRTHERLRERLVDFVRKRLRKQLLNVGARRKEIELAEEVLDPRALTIGFARRFATYKRAGLLLRDKDRLIKLISDTRHPVQFIFAGKAHPQDNEGKKLIQDLIQLCRREECRMSMVFLEDYDMKMANYLVQGCDIWLNTPRRPLEACGTSGMKAMANGVLQFSTPDGWWDEAYQEDNSLGWAIGRREDYNDHEYQDFVESQTLYKVLENDIIPDFYDRGHGSLPRSWVAKVKAALCKLGPEFNANRMVEDYTEKAYLPAFNNYKTMSKDDFKGAKSLAAWRVELMTQWSSLKIRNIISEVHTDIYVQEPIIVSAEVFLNGLNTEDVQVEIYAGPVSQDRAFLGRKTIIMTSEEDLGSGWYLYQGEVLPNEAGRFGYTVRILPHHELLLDPHSLGLIHWAQ from the coding sequence ATGCAACCGCTTCGCATTTATAGCGTTGTTCCTCGTTTGCCTAAACAGTTGGAAAGACTGTGGGATTTAGCATATAATTTTTTATTTGTTTGGAATAACGATATTTCCAGCATCTTTTCTTCGATTGATCAAAGTTTGTGGCGGGATTGTCAACAAAATCCTGTAGCATTTTTAAACAGTATGCCGCAGAAGCAACTTGAAGAGCTTGCTACGGATGTGTTTTTCACCCAGCGTCTTAATGAAGCTGTTAGGATTCAGAGTAACTATCTCGCTAGAGTAAGTTGCCCTTATAAATTTGAAGGAGCAAAGCAGGGGCAATCTGTTGTTGCCTATTTCAGCCTTGAATACGGTATAGGCTTAAGTTTACCGATTTATTCCGGAGGGCTGGGTATTCTTGCAGGTGATCATCTCAAGTCATCCAGTGATTTAAATATTCCTCTTGTGGGTATCGGATTATGTTATCAGCATGGTTATTTTCGCCAGTATATGACTCAGGATGGATGGCAGCAGGAACGTTATCCAAGTCACGATTTTGAGGAAATGCCGATTAAACCTGTTAAGAACGCGAAGGGCGATGATCTTAAATTTACTGTTAAATTGAAAGGTGAGCCGCTCCATGTAAAAGTTTGGAAAGTATCAGTAGGGCGCGTCACGCTTTATCTTCTTGATACTAATATTTCAGAAAATACTACTCAGTTTAAAGCTATTACAGCCCGTCTTTATGGCGGAGACCTTGAAATGAGGTTGTGGCAGGAAATTCTACTCGGTGTAGGTGGAGTTAAAGCTCTTGCCGCATTAGGTCTTGAACCGAGTGTCATTCATATGAATGAAGGGCATTCTGCTTTTGCCGGGCTTGAGCGCATCAGAGTGTTTATGGCTGATCATGGTATGTCTTTTGAGGCTGCAATGGAGATGGTTGCATCTTCAAGTATCTTCACAACACATACTCCAGTACCAGCAGGAAATGATCGCTTCCCTGCTGAATTGATGCGACCTTATTTTGAATCGTATGCTCAGACAATGGGTCTTGCCTACAAAGTATTTCTCGCTCTGGGCAGGGAAGATCCACGTGATGACAATGAATTGTTTTGTATGACAGTTCTTGCACTTAAGCTGTCTCGTTTTAATAACGGTGTGTCCAAACTGCATGGACATGTTTCGAGAAATATGTGGCAGAAGGTTTGGCCTCAGTATCCTGTTGAAGATGTTCCCATTGGAGCTATTACCAACGGTGTTCATATGCCTACATGGGTTGCTAATGATATTTCACTTCTTTTCGATCGTTATCTTGGCCCAAACTGGCGTGAAGACCCTGATGGCGTCCGTATCTGGAGAGAGGTTGATAATATTCCTGATGCTGAGCTTTGGAGGACACATGAACGGCTCAGAGAGCGGCTTGTAGATTTTGTACGCAAAAGGCTTCGCAAGCAGTTGTTGAATGTTGGTGCACGTAGAAAAGAAATCGAACTTGCAGAAGAAGTGCTTGACCCGAGAGCGTTAACTATTGGATTTGCACGCAGATTTGCAACTTATAAGAGAGCTGGTCTTCTGCTCAGAGATAAAGATAGATTAATCAAACTTATTTCTGATACTAGACATCCTGTACAGTTTATTTTTGCAGGTAAGGCACATCCTCAGGACAACGAAGGCAAGAAGTTGATTCAGGATTTGATTCAGCTTTGCCGCCGTGAAGAATGCCGCATGAGTATGGTTTTTCTTGAAGATTATGATATGAAAATGGCTAATTATCTGGTTCAAGGTTGTGATATTTGGCTGAACACTCCGCGTCGACCGCTTGAAGCTTGTGGAACAAGTGGCATGAAAGCAATGGCTAACGGTGTGTTGCAGTTTAGCACTCCTGACGGGTGGTGGGACGAAGCGTATCAGGAAGACAATAGCCTCGGCTGGGCAATAGGTAGGCGTGAAGACTATAATGATCACGAATATCAGGATTTTGTTGAAAGTCAGACCCTTTATAAGGTGTTGGAAAATGATATAATTCCTGATTTTTATGATCGCGGGCATGGTAGTCTCCCTCGAAGCTGGGTTGCTAAGGTCAAAGCTGCTTTGTGCAAACTAGGCCCTGAGTTCAATGCAAATCGGATGGTTGAAGATTATACTGAAAAAGCTTATTTACCAGCTTTTAATAATTATAAGACAATGTCGAAAGATGACTTCAAGGGAGCTAAGTCATTAGCAGCCTGGAGAGTTGAGCTTATGACGCAGTGGTCAAGTCTTAAAATCAGAAATATTATTTCTGAAGTGCATACGGATATATATGTCCAAGAACCTATTATTGTCAGTGCAGAAGTCTTTCTGAACGGTTTAAATACTGAAGATGTTCAAGTTGAAATATATGCAGGACCGGTCAGTCAGGACAGAGCATTTCTTGGACGTAAAACAATAATAATGACTTCTGAAGAAGATTTAGGGTCTGGATGGTACCTTTATCAGGGCGAAGTTCTTCCAAATGAAGCCGGAAGGTTCGGATATACTGTTAGAATTCTTCCTCATCATGAACTTTTGCTTGATCCGCATTCTCTTGGACTTATACACTGGGCGCAATAA
- a CDS encoding thermonuclease family protein, protein MLIRSYNDHEKQNGAVKGSVLFLCIMVCLCHLCALNSYAFEGKVKSVIDGDTFILENNERIRLASIDAPELRLEGKPEQYYAKEAREILANMILNKTVVIEPVEAKDRYGRTVGWIYLDKFLVNELMIANGAAFFYFHPNNNPSKQEFLLQTQKKAMSEMKGFWRKIFSLKDFNIKWVGNMRSRRCFRDGSNFSVTIMSRNKVRFSNLGEAFMQGYTPARATMFWPNITE, encoded by the coding sequence GTGTTGATTAGATCTTATAATGATCATGAAAAACAAAACGGAGCCGTTAAAGGTTCCGTTTTGTTTTTGTGTATCATGGTATGCTTATGTCATCTTTGTGCATTGAACAGTTATGCTTTTGAAGGCAAAGTAAAGTCTGTGATTGACGGAGATACTTTTATTCTTGAAAACAACGAAAGAATCCGACTTGCATCTATTGATGCACCAGAGCTTAGGCTTGAGGGTAAACCTGAGCAGTATTATGCCAAAGAAGCACGCGAAATTTTGGCAAATATGATTTTAAATAAAACTGTAGTCATTGAACCTGTTGAGGCGAAAGATCGTTATGGACGGACTGTGGGATGGATCTATCTGGATAAATTTTTGGTAAATGAGCTGATGATCGCAAACGGTGCTGCTTTTTTTTATTTTCATCCAAATAATAATCCATCGAAACAGGAATTTTTATTACAGACCCAAAAAAAAGCTATGTCGGAAATGAAAGGTTTTTGGCGTAAAATTTTCAGTCTTAAAGATTTCAATATAAAATGGGTTGGAAATATGAGAAGTCGTAGATGTTTTCGTGACGGTAGCAATTTTTCTGTAACTATTATGAGTAGAAATAAGGTGCGATTCAGTAATCTTGGTGAAGCTTTTATGCAGGGCTATACTCCTGCACGGGCCACAATGTTCTGGCCAAATATAACTGAATAA
- a CDS encoding 4Fe-4S dicluster domain-containing protein: MKRVYPDKDYCIGCKLCELACLTAHSEAKDLILAYTKERVAGLTSSIQVFERNGISVALSCRHCDDPACVTVCDAGALSKNNVTGIVEYNVEKCVGCWSCLVSCSYGSIQRNSLINKIVKCDLCSGRAEGPACIQACPNRGLKYFENDSVSTTKLHVDKKSKEISENYHTEINNFDDFIHISKNTKRAVVLGGSVSGLKAAEKLFNLGFEVAIVDSEERILALEFDKRAADLVVRRIEEAGILLKCGVSVNKIICDKADLAKGVLLSDKSFLEAGVIVVTEMFSSTCGLLCAKIAEVHNCFVVCDNEQIIPVKDQFGMSRNVSMNLFVFYGMTFVAMGEINLSEDIQNYESYIFYDEIKHNYRKLVFKASRLVGYILIGDIDYAGVYTSFIKFKCELDSVTQNRLCDGRPDILMWPNEFFLKEWTPLKS, encoded by the coding sequence GTGAAAAGAGTCTACCCAGATAAAGATTACTGCATTGGATGTAAATTGTGTGAACTTGCGTGTCTTACCGCACATTCGGAAGCTAAAGATTTGATCCTTGCCTATACTAAAGAGCGTGTGGCGGGGCTGACTTCTTCGATACAGGTTTTTGAAAGGAACGGAATAAGCGTTGCTCTTAGCTGTAGGCATTGTGATGATCCTGCTTGTGTTACTGTTTGTGATGCTGGTGCGTTATCAAAGAACAATGTCACTGGTATAGTTGAGTATAATGTTGAAAAGTGTGTTGGATGTTGGTCCTGTCTAGTTAGCTGTTCTTACGGGTCAATACAGCGCAACAGCCTTATCAATAAGATTGTTAAATGTGATTTGTGCTCAGGTCGAGCAGAAGGTCCTGCCTGCATTCAGGCGTGTCCGAATCGTGGACTCAAATATTTTGAAAATGATTCAGTTTCAACAACGAAACTGCACGTTGATAAAAAATCTAAAGAAATCTCTGAAAATTATCATACCGAGATAAATAATTTTGATGATTTTATACATATTTCAAAAAATACTAAAAGAGCTGTAGTTCTCGGTGGAAGTGTTTCTGGTTTAAAAGCTGCTGAAAAACTTTTTAATTTGGGGTTTGAAGTTGCTATTGTAGATTCTGAAGAAAGAATTCTTGCTTTGGAGTTTGATAAGAGAGCAGCTGATCTTGTTGTCCGTAGGATTGAAGAAGCGGGGATTCTGCTTAAATGCGGCGTTTCGGTTAATAAGATAATTTGTGATAAGGCCGATCTTGCTAAAGGGGTATTGCTTTCTGATAAGTCTTTTTTGGAAGCGGGAGTGATAGTCGTTACAGAAATGTTTTCGTCAACTTGCGGTCTTCTTTGTGCTAAAATAGCCGAGGTTCATAATTGTTTTGTTGTTTGCGATAATGAGCAAATTATTCCAGTAAAAGATCAATTTGGCATGTCTAGAAATGTATCTATGAATTTATTTGTTTTTTACGGAATGACGTTCGTTGCAATGGGTGAAATAAATTTATCGGAAGACATTCAAAACTATGAAAGTTATATATTTTATGATGAAATTAAGCATAATTACCGCAAGCTTGTTTTTAAAGCCTCAAGGCTTGTAGGTTATATTTTAATTGGTGATATTGATTATGCCGGAGTGTATACGTCATTTATAAAGTTTAAATGCGAACTTGATAGCGTAACTCAAAACAGGTTATGCGATGGTCGTCCGGATATCCTGATGTGGCCAAATGAGTTTTTTTTAAAAGAGTGGACTCCCTTAAAAAGCTAG
- the secD gene encoding protein translocase subunit SecD, translated as MNGSLRWRIALTLLVVVLGSIYLLPTSPAVQNSAMARFLPNDKISLGLDLKGGIHLTLGVDMDKALDNTLARMGDDLRAVAREKGIIVLQPDVINGEKIEAVLLKKEQQEKLNSLVKKEFNHLSVVSAVTKPDGKVTYIFAPTSEYKKELTKLTMDQAIKTIRNRIDQFGVAEPDIRKQEGNRIQIQLPGMQDPERAIKIIGKTAHLEFKVVDDSADLEKAAKGIVAPGREVTVIKHRLPDGSYIEKPIVLRKEAMLTGEFINDAQTRFDQFGKPYVTLSFNGRGARIFERVTGENIKKRMAIVLDGKVYSAPTIQDRISGGKASITGSYTTDEAHDLAIVLRAGSLPAPVSIQEQRTVGPSLGQESIDKGVMAAVVGSALVLVFMLVYYGFAGFVADVVLVLNVLLILAGLAAFGATLTLPGIAGIILTIGMAVDANVIIFERIREELRRGLTAKAAIIEGYSRATLTILDANITTVIAAVILYQFGTGPIRGFAVTLTLGIITSMFTAIFVTRIMFDIYTSKRAADASLSI; from the coding sequence ATGAACGGGAGTCTTCGTTGGAGAATTGCTCTGACTTTGTTGGTGGTTGTGCTTGGAAGTATTTATCTTCTGCCAACATCACCTGCAGTTCAGAATTCGGCCATGGCTCGTTTCCTGCCGAATGACAAAATCAGTTTAGGCCTTGATCTTAAAGGTGGTATCCATCTTACCCTTGGGGTAGATATGGATAAAGCGTTGGACAATACTTTAGCCCGTATGGGGGACGACCTTAGAGCCGTTGCCAGAGAGAAGGGAATTATTGTTCTACAGCCCGATGTTATCAATGGCGAGAAAATTGAAGCTGTTTTGCTCAAAAAAGAGCAGCAGGAAAAATTGAATTCTTTGGTTAAAAAAGAATTTAATCATTTGAGTGTCGTCAGTGCGGTTACAAAGCCTGACGGGAAAGTTACTTATATCTTTGCTCCAACTTCGGAATATAAGAAGGAGCTAACTAAGCTCACAATGGATCAGGCTATTAAAACTATCCGCAACCGTATTGACCAGTTTGGTGTTGCAGAGCCTGATATCCGCAAGCAGGAAGGCAATCGCATTCAGATTCAGTTGCCCGGTATGCAGGACCCTGAAAGAGCTATCAAGATTATTGGTAAAACAGCTCACTTAGAATTTAAAGTGGTAGATGATTCTGCTGATCTTGAAAAAGCTGCTAAGGGTATTGTTGCTCCAGGTCGTGAAGTAACTGTTATTAAACACAGACTTCCTGACGGATCTTATATCGAAAAGCCTATTGTTTTAAGAAAAGAAGCAATGCTTACCGGTGAATTTATTAATGATGCTCAGACTCGCTTTGACCAGTTCGGAAAACCTTATGTTACTCTCAGCTTTAATGGTAGAGGGGCAAGGATTTTTGAACGCGTTACAGGTGAGAATATTAAGAAAAGAATGGCTATCGTTCTTGACGGTAAAGTCTATTCAGCTCCGACTATTCAGGATCGCATCAGCGGTGGTAAAGCTAGTATTACAGGAAGTTATACAACTGACGAAGCTCATGACCTTGCTATCGTACTTAGAGCCGGATCACTTCCTGCTCCGGTTTCTATTCAGGAGCAAAGAACAGTTGGGCCTTCTCTTGGACAGGAATCTATTGATAAAGGCGTAATGGCCGCTGTCGTAGGTAGTGCTCTTGTTCTGGTATTCATGCTTGTATACTACGGTTTTGCTGGTTTTGTAGCAGATGTAGTGCTTGTTCTTAACGTTCTTTTGATTCTTGCCGGATTAGCTGCTTTTGGAGCTACTCTGACTCTTCCGGGTATCGCGGGTATTATTCTTACCATCGGTATGGCTGTGGATGCGAACGTTATCATATTTGAGCGCATTCGCGAGGAATTAAGAAGAGGGCTTACGGCTAAAGCTGCGATTATCGAAGGATACAGCAGAGCAACCCTTACTATTCTTGATGCTAATATCACAACTGTGATTGCAGCTGTTATTCTGTACCAATTCGGTACCGGACCGATCCGGGGATTTGCAGTAACACTAACTCTTGGTATTATTACCTCGATGTTTACTGCTATTTTCGTCACCCGTATCATGTTCGATATTTACACCTCCAAGCGCGCAGCTGATGCGTCGCTGAGTATTTAG